One region of Acropora muricata isolate sample 2 chromosome 13, ASM3666990v1, whole genome shotgun sequence genomic DNA includes:
- the LOC136896886 gene encoding uncharacterized protein, with protein sequence MAASRDVRVRDKKGCFRRVKECERRQNLQIRCKRKFEEVTEDVGNANDRISDFKLSGRRVVELDLLAKVLDQGCKACGNPLQLSNCFHETVSGLGSLLYLTCANGECEEINVCRTNKTHRYGSAQRGRPIFDVNTKLAAGMLHAGIGPTHVNALLTSINLPPVGQNTLKAREREIGPAIESVAKKSCEEAIECEKKLWLSEENTGAETINIGASYDMGWQKRGKGHNSLTGVGSLIGLRSGNVLSYNTRSKRCAICEAASRNGYPSRKHDCRLNWTGSSKAMEPDVAAELAVYASEHGAPVAVLVGDDDSCTIKKVRESVSHDVIKWSDTVHAKRSFATSLYALQKNHKGTLSGKVINYLLTCFGYALSQNKGNVQGLQKNLRAIVAHAFGKHDNCRTASVSWCGFLQDPNTYKHKSLPHGKDLQDEHLQKDLSTVVEIFVKNADKLAPLGSSQANESLNNSVGSKAPKIRHYGASESNDYRVACAVGQKNIGYSYVSEALHEIQLSPGSYCEGYSERVDRKISKLSARCKTRQYKKKRRERRETRSSKVRQLEDREGVQYESGLGLSERLTLPVEIPPPIVRPETETIVPQTGLTKVVIDLETSSRGISVIFLIRKKV encoded by the exons ATGGCGGCCTCTCGCGACGTCCGCGTTAGGGACAAAAAAGGTTGTTTTCGGCGTGTAAAAGAATGCGAACGCCGACAGAATCTGCAGATCCGATGTAAACGGAAATTTGAGGAAGTGACTGAAGATGTTGGGAACGCTAATGATCGTATAAGTGATTTTAAGCTGTCGGGAAGACGCGTTGTTGAGTTGGATTTGTTGGCGAAAGTATTAGATCAAGGCTGTAAAGCCTGCGGTAATCCGCTTCAACTCTCGAACTGTTTTCATGAAACAGTTTCCGGACTTGGAAGCCTCCTATACCTAACTTGTGCAAACGGTGAATGTGAAGAAATAAACGTTTGTAGAACCAACAAGACTCATCGGTACGGAAGCGCTCAGCGAGGGAGGCCTATATTTGATGTCAACACAAAGCTTGCAGCAG GAATGTTGCATGCAGGTATCGGACCAACGCACGTGAATGCACTGTTGACGTCGATCAACCTGCCTCCTGTGGGCCAAAATACACTGAAAGCAAGGGAGAGAGAAATAGGTCCAGCGATAGAATCAGTGGCAAAAAAGTCTTGTGAAGAGGCCATCGAATGTGAAAAGAAGCTTTGGTTGAGTGAAGAAAACACTGGTGCAGAGACCATCAACATAGGGGCTTCATATGATATGGGCTGGCAAAAGCGAGGAAAGGGCCACAATAGCTTGACAG gAGTTGGCTCCTTGATAGGTCTGCGTTCAGGGAATGTGTTGTCATATAACACAAGGTCGAAACGTTGTGCCATATGCGAGGCAGCAAGTAGGAATGGTTATCCATCCAGGAAGCATGACTGCCGACTCAATTGGACAGGATCTTCCAAGGCCATGGAACCCGATGTGGCGGCAGAGCTAGCAGTGTATGCTTCTGAACATGGTGCACCAGTTGCAGTGCTTGTGGGCGACGATGACTCCTGTACCATCAAGAAGGTCAGGGAAAGTGTGAGTCATGATGTCATAAAGTGGTCTGATACAGTGCATGCCAAAAGATCATTTGCAACAAGTCTCTATGCACTTCAGAAGAACCACAAAGGAACTCTGAGTGGTAAAGTTATAAACTACTTGTTGACTTGTTTTGGGTATGCATTGTCTCAAAACAAGGGCAATGTTCAAGGCTTGCAGAAAAACCTGAGGGCAATTGTTGCTCACGCCTTTGGCAAACATGACAACTGCAGAACGGCCAGTGTATCTTGGTGTGGCTTCCTACAAGATCCAAACACATACAAACATAAATCACTCCCACATGGTAAGGATCTGCAAGATGAACACCTACAGAAAGATCTTTCCACTGTGGTTGAAATCTTTGTAAAGAATGCTGACAAACTTGCTCCACTAGGCTCAAGCCAAGCTAACGAGTCCCTCAACAACTCAGTGGGAAGCAAAGCACCCAAGATTCGTCATTATGGGGCCAGCGAGAGCAATGACTATCGAGTCGCTTGTGCTGTTGGACAGAAGAACATTGGATATTCATATGTTTCAGAG GCTTTGCATGAGATTCAGTTGTCACCAGGAAGTTATTGTGAAGGGTATTCAGAGAGAGTAGACAGGAAGATATCGAAGCTTAGTGCTAGGTGTAAAACCAGAcaatataaaaagaaaagaagggaaCGGAGAGAGACAAGAAGTTCGAAAGTTCGACAGCTGGAAGACAGAGAAGGTGTCCAGTATGAAAGCGGATTGGGTTTGAGCGAAAGGTTAACATTGCCTGTGGAGATACCTCCACCCATTGTACGACCGGAAACTGAAACAATAGTCCCACAAACTGGCTTGACGAAAGTAGTCATTGACTTGGAAACATCATCACGGGGtatttctgtaatttttttaataagaaaaaaggtttaa